In Crassostrea angulata isolate pt1a10 chromosome 6, ASM2561291v2, whole genome shotgun sequence, a genomic segment contains:
- the LOC128187503 gene encoding uncharacterized protein LOC128187503, whose amino-acid sequence MLFLDHGLVSTLLSILSLSCVFCLCGGKKQVDFDLHNHLLNLTRYNPAIIPTCGKDDNVTVKIGVALRDIVEVVEKQQIIRVKVWVRLRWKDCMLQWDPLLFQNKTELVVPYSEIWIPDITLYEGISDEENMPGMRDYRASISSTGNVMYNFPTILTITCRITVTYFPFDHQVCKLKLGSWIYSGKYIDLENLWEKVDVSNFLTHNEWDVVDTLAKKNNIFYICCPDPYPDITFHIHLKRKPIFYTITIIFPGFLINILTFMGFVLPPFSEEKITLHITVLLSTTVFLLLVQDKLPSSSEGFPFLAAYFAVSMGLVCISCVFSAIVMYLYYRIPEEHHIPWLVRYIFLDKLREILCVKGEKALNDESVVQITDIRSVKTGESLSQTKCVEIHSGSEYRIEPGHSLSMEGEIPEYAEDSNHRHQSCGNERHITNEWKLFSNVLDRFFMSVYLCLTIANNVVFFSIINNYDGKDIPLINNTVFFNMRLVPLLFLIFQLSAVFSPSEGKKQNQFDLNDHLLDHSRYNPDIIPICSQYDRVTVKIGMALRDIVEVNEKLQMVRVKVWVRLKWKDCMLQWDPLLFKNQTELVVPYSKIWIPDITLYEGVSDEENMPGMRDYRASISSTGNVMYIFPSILTITCRISVTYFPFDHQVCKLKFGSWIYSGKYIDLEKLSHKVDTTNFLTHNEWDVVDTAGVRHNIFYSCCPDPYPDISFHVHLKRKPIFYVITIIFPCSLINVLTFMGFVLPPFSGEKISLQITVLLSTTVFLLLVQDKLPSSSEGFPFLAVYFAVSMGLVCISCVFSAIVMFLYFRLPEEHKIPWLLRYIFLDKLRVILCVKGGEILNDEKVVQITDIRSLENGQSLPQHKCVEIHRGRKSRKDSSLTSSKNGEIPEYDEKSKKQQQSEVNKSHITDEWELFANILDRFFMLIYLCLTIANSVVFFLIMDNYNGQDLPF is encoded by the exons ATGTTGTTCCTTGACCATGGACTGGTGTCTACTCTGCTCTCAATATTGTCGCTTTCATGCGTATTTTGCCTGTGTGGGGGGAAAAAGCAAGTTGATTTTGATTTACACAACCATCTGCTGAATCTCACGCGATACAATCCTGCCATCATCCCTACTTGCGGCAAAGATGACAACGTGACAGTGAAAATAGGAGTGGCTTTACGAGACATAGTGGAGGTTGTTGAAAAGCAACAAATAATTCGGGTCAAAGTGTGGGTCCGTCTAAGATGGAAAGACTGCATGTTGCAATGGGACCCGCTACTGTTTCAAAACAAGACCGAGTTGGTTGTTCCATACTCCGAAATATGGATACCTGATATAACCCTGTACGAAGGAATTAGCGACGAGGAGAATATGCCGGGCATGAGGGATTACCGCGCTAGCATCTCCTCCACCGGAAATGTTATGTATAATTTCCCAACAATCTTGACAATCACCTGTAGAATAACTGTGACATATTTCCCGTTTGATCACCAAGTATGTAAATTGAAGTTAGGTTCCTGGATATACAGTGGCAAATACATCGATCTGGAAAACCTTTGGGAGAAAGTGGACGTTTCTAATTTTCTAACACATAATGAATGGGATGTAGTGGATACACTtgcaaagaaaaacaacattttCTACATTTGTTGTCCCGATCCCTATCCTGATATCACCTTCCAtattcatttgaaaagaaagccTATTTTCTACACAATTACAATTATTTTCCCGGGCTTTTTGATTAACATTTTAACCTTCATGGGTTTTGTTTTGCCACCTTTTTCGGAAGAAAAGATTACTTTGCATATAACGGTCCTGCTCTCCACAACAGTCTTTCTGTTACTTGTGCAAGACAAACTGCCGTCTTCTTCCGAAGGCTTCCCGTTCCTTGCCGCATACTTTGCGGTATCCATGGGACTTGTGTGCATTTCGTGCGTGTTTTCCGCCATCGTCATGTATTTATACTACCGAATACCGGAAGAGCACCATATTCCTTGGCTGGTCCGTTATATCTTTCTGGACAAGCTGCGAGAGATTCTCTGTGTCAAAGGAGAGAAGGCCCTAAATGACGAGAGCGTTGTTCAGATAACGGATATCCGTTCTGTTAAAACAGGAGAAAGTCTGTCACAAACTAAATGTGTAGAGATTCACAGCGGAAGTGAATATAGAATAGAGCCTGGGCACTCATTATCAATGGAGGGTGAAATTCCAGAATATGCCGAGGACTCGAATCATCGACATCAGTCTTGTGGTAACGAGAGGCACATTACTAATGAGTGGAAACTGTTTTCGAATGTCTTGGACAGGTTTTTCATGTCGGTCTACCTGTGTCTTACGATAGCCAACAACGTCGTCTTCTTCtcaataataaacaattatgaTGGAAAAGATATTCCTTT GATAAACAATACAGTGTTCTTCAACATGAGACTTGTGCCTcttctgtttttaatttttcaactttCTGCCGTATTTTCTCCATCTGAAGGAAAAAAGCAAAACCAATTTGACTTAAATGATCATCTGCTGGATCATTCTCGATACAACCCCGACATCATCCCAATTTGCAGTCAATATGACCGTGTGACAGTGAAAATAGGAATGGCTTTACGAGACATTGTTGAAGTGAACGAAAAACTACAAATGGTTCGCGTTAAAGTATGGGTACGTCTTAAATGGAAGGATTGTATGTTGCAATGGGACCCGCTACTGTTTAAAAATCAGACCGAGTTGGTCGTTCCATACTCCAAAATCTGGATACCGGATATAACCCTGTACGAAGGGGTTAGCGACGAGGAGAATATGCCTGGTATGAGAGATTACCGCGCTAGCATCTCCTCCACCGGAAATGTCATGTATATTTTCCCAAGTATTTTAACCATCACTTGCAGAATTTCTGTAACTTATTTTCCGTTCGATCACCAGGTGTGTAAATTGAAGTTTGGTTCCTGGATATACAGTGGCAAATACATCGATCTGGAAAAGCTTTCGCACAAAGTGGACACAACCAATTTCCTAACACATAACGAGTGGGACGTAGTGGATACAGCAGGAGTCAGACATAACATCTTTTACAGTTGTTGTCCTGACCCTTACCCTGATATTAGTTTCCATGTTCACCTGAAAAGAAAACCGATATTTTACGTTATAACTATTATTTTCCCTTGTTCCTTGATAAACGTGTTAACCTTCATGGGTTTCGTTTTGCCGCCGTTTTCTGGAGAGAAAATTTCCCTGCAAATAACGGTCCTGCTCTCCACAACAGTCTTTCTGTTGCTTGTGCAAGACAAACTGCCGTCTTCTTCCGAAGGCTTCCCGTTCCTCGCTGTGTACTTTGCCGTATCCATGGGACTCGTGTGCATTTCGTGCGTGTTTTCCGCCATCGTCATGTTTCTGTATTTCCGTTTACCGGAGGAGCACAAGATTCCTTGGCTGCTCCGCTACATATTCTTGGACAAGCTGCGGGTGATTCTTTGTGTCAAAGGAGGAGAAATTTTAAATGACGAGAAAGTTGTTCAGATTACGGATATTCGTTCTCTGGAAAATGGACAAAGCCTCCCTCAACATAAATGTGTGGAGATTCACAGAGGAAGGAAATCTCGGAAAGATTCTAGCTTAACGTCTTCGAAGAATGGCGAAATTCCAGAATATGATGAAAAATCGAAAAAACAGCAACAGTCGGAAGTTAACAAGAGTCATATAACTGATGAGTGGGAGTTGTTCGCGAATATCTTGGACAGGTTTTTTATGTTGATTTACTTGTGTCTAACGATTGCCAACAGTGTTGTCTTCTTCTTGATTATGGACAATTATAACGGTCAGGACCTCCCTTTTTGA